A genomic stretch from Sulfobacillus thermosulfidooxidans includes:
- a CDS encoding ATP-binding protein, whose product MVMWEQPWPHNIVWGIILRLVSLEKRIGASCSRDGQWTTLTQAESQDVLEIVDDRYQAKGIAMAGPVALIQWHALFPDPTLAETICDGLIHGPHRGSMQGGSMRTVLSSPAERDTTNVTE is encoded by the coding sequence ATGGTCATGTGGGAACAGCCTTGGCCCCACAATATCGTCTGGGGTATCATCCTGAGGCTCGTCTCCTTGGAAAAGCGGATCGGGGCCTCTTGCTCGAGGGATGGGCAATGGACCACGCTCACGCAGGCCGAAAGTCAGGATGTGTTGGAAATCGTGGATGACCGCTATCAAGCCAAGGGGATCGCCATGGCAGGCCCAGTCGCCCTAATTCAATGGCATGCCCTATTTCCGGATCCTACATTAGCAGAAACGATTTGCGATGGGCTCATTCACGGGCCCCATCGTGGGAGTATGCAAGGCGGGTCAATGCGCACAGTCTTGTCAAGCCCAGCCGAACGCGATACAACCAACGTCACGGAGTAA
- a CDS encoding carboxymuconolactone decarboxylase family protein produces MAEADRFFQQFGDLERLVYANGSLDEHMKELMGLAISIATRCDECVMYHMTRCVELAIDRAKILESIHIAVLAGGSLTFPQARVAFRVLDDSVPSITATESE; encoded by the coding sequence ATGGCGGAGGCTGATCGGTTCTTTCAGCAGTTCGGTGACCTAGAGAGATTAGTATACGCCAATGGATCCCTAGACGAACATATGAAGGAATTGATGGGACTCGCGATCTCGATTGCCACACGATGCGACGAATGTGTGATGTACCACATGACCCGTTGCGTGGAACTTGCAATTGACCGGGCCAAAATTCTCGAGTCTATCCATATCGCGGTCTTGGCCGGAGGCTCACTAACATTTCCTCAGGCTCGTGTGGCGTTCCGTGTTTTGGATGACTCCGTGCCATCGATTACCGCAACTGAATCCGAGTGA
- a CDS encoding TetR/AcrR family transcriptional regulator has translation MKTDYSQDHDPKSRILAVALNLFDQYGYAGTSMEAIRIAAGFRTKSSLYAHFSSKERIASTLFDRILQEENHALAPYFRSETEATMDDVLNIIEHLMVWGLLHQAAYRFCFIQWHTEIPFAHEGHDAIERLVTWATFVLTRCQREGQRIRPLSAEFLVKACQGVINHMIVTSPQSLSYDEARRCAHHTRELCHAIIGT, from the coding sequence GTGAAAACCGATTACAGCCAAGACCATGATCCGAAGTCTCGCATTTTAGCCGTAGCCCTGAATTTGTTTGATCAATATGGCTATGCGGGTACGAGTATGGAAGCTATCCGGATTGCCGCAGGATTTCGTACCAAGTCAAGCCTTTATGCCCACTTCTCCAGTAAAGAGCGCATTGCGTCAACGTTGTTTGATCGTATTCTCCAAGAAGAAAACCATGCGTTAGCGCCTTATTTTCGATCAGAAACGGAAGCCACTATGGATGATGTGTTGAATATCATCGAACATCTAATGGTCTGGGGATTACTGCATCAAGCGGCTTACCGATTCTGTTTTATCCAGTGGCACACGGAAATTCCTTTCGCCCATGAGGGTCACGATGCCATTGAAAGGTTGGTAACGTGGGCGACTTTCGTCTTAACGCGTTGCCAACGGGAAGGCCAAAGGATTCGCCCGTTGTCAGCAGAATTTTTAGTCAAAGCCTGTCAGGGAGTGATCAACCACATGATTGTAACCAGTCCCCAGTCCTTGTCTTATGACGAAGCACGGCGATGTGCTCACCACACACGGGAATTGTGTCACGCGATAATTGGCACATAA